The following DNA comes from Lemur catta isolate mLemCat1 chromosome 8, mLemCat1.pri, whole genome shotgun sequence.
gaccccatctccacagaaaatttaaaattagctgggcatggtgttgtgcacctgtcgtcccagctacttgggaggctgaggcaggaggatcactttagcctaggagtttgaggttacggtgagctatgatgactccactgcactccagctgggatGAGAAGAGTTGAGGccttacctctctctctctctctctctctctctctctctctctctctctctctctctctctctctctctctctgtctccacacacacacatattttataattattactttatataattttatgtctattaaagaagctgaaagaagagaggagaaccagtatgtattaatatttatagaattttatatattagcTTTCTTATTTACCATGTTTGgtacttttcatttcttcctgtggaTTCTAATTACCATTTGATATCATTTCATTAGGCCAATACAGCTTTGATCCTACCCTCTCTTTTGTGTTGTTATTGTCAAATGTATTTCATTTCTATATGTTACAGGCCCAGCAATACAATTATATACCTATTGTTTTATACAGTAGCTTTATAAGtcagttaaggaaaaaaatgagacaagATATTATCATTTATAGTGACATATTTACCTGTACTGTTGGTGTTTGGTTTTTCATGTGAATTCATATTATTCTCTGGGGTTACTTGCTTTCAGCCTAAAAAACTTCCTTTAGTAGTTCTTGTAGGGTGGGTGTGCTGGCAGCAAATTTTCTCAGTATTTGTTTATGTGAGGATTaatgaatgtctttattttggcttcatttttgaaagatgttctgggtacaagattcttagtatttttgtctgtttcactGCTTTAAATATGTCATCCAGATGACTTCTGGCTTCTGTTTCTTATAACAAGTCAGCTGTTCATCTTATTTGGGGTTTCCTTGTATGTGAAGAGTCATTTATCTTTTGAtgctttcaagatattttttgtttttcagcatttttactcTAATGTTTCTTGGTGCAAATCTCTTTGCATTTATTGTACTTAAAGTTCATGGAGCTTTTTGCATGAGTAGATTagtatttttcatcaaatttgggaagttccCACCCATGTATCTTTGAAtaacttctttttctgtctctagcTGCCTGCCTTCTAGTACTGTCATGCATACGTTGGTGTGCTTAATGgtgttttacattcttttcagGCTCTGTTAATTCTTCTTCGtccatttttctctgtattattgGGGTTACATAATCTATTGGTCTGCTTTCAAATTTGCTTATCCTTTATTCTGTTCAAGCTGACTGGTAAGCCCCTgtagtacatttttcttttcagttatttttataaaaaccatttgtttttgttttataatttctctttctctttgtatcTGTTGAGATATTGTCATCATACCTTCCGTTACTTATTTAAGCATGGCTTCCTTTTAGTTctgtgaacatattttaaatggctgCTTTGAAGTATTCTTCAGTCTGACATGTAGGCCCTCTTACAGGCAGTTCCTGTTGCCTACAGTTTTtcctctgtttctgtttcttggcctgtgttacatatttttgtttaaattggacattttatttatttttatttcaatagatttaggggtacaagtgttttttattACAGGGAGGAATTGTATAATGcccaagtcagggcttttagtgtaccatcaccaaaatagtgtgCATTTACCcagtaggtaattttttatcctttaccCACCCTCCTCATTCTTAGTTTctaatgtccattacaccactttatgaccaaatatacccattgtttagcttccacttacAAATGAGAATctgaggtgtttgtttttcccttcctgagatacttcacttaagataatggtctccggttccatccaagttgctgcaaaagacattatttcattcctttttatggctgagtagtactccatgatacacacacacacacacacacacacacacacacacacacacacacacacaccacattttcttaatccattcatcagttatcagttgatgggcacttggtagATTCCTTATCTTTTGCAATTATGTTGgtgcagatgcagtgaaaaggaaaggcttatacactgttggggggaatgtaaattagtataacctctatggaaaacagtatggagattcctcagagaactaaaagtagacttaccattcaatctagcaatctcactactaggtatttacccaaaggaaaagaagtcattatatcaaaatgacacctgtacccgaatgtttatagcagtaaaCTGGACATTTTAGACTGTAACTACTCTGACTCTCCCTTCCAAGGCTTGTCATTTTGTTATTTGCTTGTccatttttttagttatttcactAAACTGTTTTAGTAGAGTGTGTTTCCCCCACAGTACGAAGACTTTGATGTTGCTTCTCAGGGTTCATAGCCTTGGGCATGCACACATTCACCATGAGATGACGGTGGTTTATCAGGGCTCTCCTTTGTCTACTTCCCTGATTTTTCTGTTAGGTTAACTGTCTCTGTCAGTTTCACATGCAGTTGTTAGGTTTCAATAATTGTTGTCTGATTGctatattgttttcattaatgCAAAAATAGGGCATAAATTGTCCCAGGGTCTTAATCCAGTTAAATCTGGGCCCCTTTGAGGGGATAGTTTCTGAGGCCAATCTTTGAGATTTGTTGCAATCCCAGGAGGGCTCTTCTTATCATGTTTATCATATCTTCTTATGTCCATGGTTATCTCTGATAAACTAGCTGACCTGTGGTTTAGCTTGTTGCTATCTTAGAGCTACCAGCCTCCTCTTAATTGTTTGCCACCAAAATCTTCAAAGTACTCTGCTCTTGTGGCTTATCTCTCTTTAACACAACTTCTCCACTGCACCGGAGCTGGGATGGGGACAGTGAGTGAGTGGTCTACTTCTCTTGGAGTGACACTCCTGCTTTACAAGCTGGGTAATAGGTAGGAGCAGTATCCTCTGGTATGCTTGGCTTGCCTCACCCAGCATGGAATTTCTGCTCTATGAGTGAGCTGAAGCAAGGGCAATTGAGGCTCAGTATTCTTGACTTTCTGTGACTTAagtagagtctcactctgtgagAGTTGGGTGGAGCAAAGTTACCTTTTTACCTCTTTGCCACACCACCCTGGGATTTAAGCTGTAACATATTTTTGGGAAGCATGAGAAATGTTAGTGGCTTACCTCTCCCATATCCCTTGActaggatgggtgggtgggtgggagttAAGGGATTACCATCTTCCGGGCCACATTTACCCACAGTGGAGCATTggcctgggagggagagagagagtggatTATGGCTCAAGTGTGACAGACTTAGGATGTTCTTACTGAGATTTTGTAGGCTTTCTTGAATAAGTGCTATTTTATTTGTTGTGTTGCTCTTAGAAGAATTCTTTGAGACTTTAgattcttgctttttgtttttgttttataattttcatcagtaATAGGTGTTTTGCTTGGGAGCAGGTCCTTGGAGCTCTTTCCTGTATATCATCACTTGATTGATTCTTGAGctttgaaccagccttgcatctctaGGAATGACTCCATTTGGTCATTGTGTATAATCCTTTTGAGATATTGGTCAATTCCATTTGCTGATATTTAGttgaagatttttacatctatgttcatgaggaatatattggtgtgtagttttctcttttgtattatctttgtctggtttgagTATCAGGCTAATCCTGGTTTCATAGAGTAAGTTGGGAAGTTTTCTGTCCTCTACTATTTTCTGGAGGAAGATTAAGtagaatttttcttaattctcatttaaatattttgtagacatTTAAATCATCAGGCCCAAGAGATTTTGTTTATTAGGaggtttattttaaaaccacgatttcagttttttaaattattctatgGCTGATGAAATGATCTGTTTCATATTGGGGGGATTTTAGTAGACTAATTTTTCTGAGGAATTAGTCTGTTTCATCCAAGTTGTCAGATTTATGTGGGtggatttttcttattctcttaccTTGTAAATGTTTTGGAATGTGTAGTGATATCCTCAGTTTCAATTCTGTAATTGGagatttgtgtcttctcttttttgttaGTCTTTCTTGTTAGAGGTTTGTCAatgttattgatcttttcaaaggactagatttttgtttcactgattttatctggtttttgttttcaaatacttAGAGTTCTGTTCTTACCTGTATTAATTACTCCCTTCTTTtggttcattttgctttttttctaattttctttctttcttttttttttttttttaatatttttaatgactgcaacaaaaacacttaaaactGCAGCTTCTGGAAGAACCACTTATTCTTGCCCGTCTTGTACCTCTCTTCAAACTTGACCTTGGCCTCCCGTCGGGCCTCGTGTTTAAGAGCAGGGTCTCTGAAGACATCCTTGTTGACAACAGTTTTGTCCAAGGGTATATCCATAGAGTACCTTGTGGGCATGAGGTGATTGTAGTTATAAACTTTTACAAAAGACTTGATCTTTGATCGCTTGGTGATCTTCTTCTTGCCCATGGCAGCTGTCACTTTTTGGGGATAGCGGTCAATTCCAGCCAGCAGAGCATGGCTGTAGGGACGGTCTGAAGTGCCATCATCAATGTTCTTCACAATGATGGCTTTCCGTCCAGAGTAGCGTCCAGCCAGGACCAGCACCACCTTCCTGGGTTTCATGAACTTGCCCATTTCCGGCGCCACCCTGGCCCTCGACCCCCAGAACGCGGATGGCGTCGGATTGGAAGACTGAGCCCAAGcttctctaattttctttagGTGGAAGCTTAGACTATTGATTTGAGACCTTCCCTTTTTCTTATGTAAGCATTTAGGTTTACAGATTTTCCTGTCATTGCTGCTTTGACTGTATTCCACAAATTTtggtattttcagttttcttttagttcagtgttttttatttcctgagTTCTCTTTGTCCTGTGGAttacttaaaaattgtttaatttccaaatttttcctcctatctttctcttattgttttctattttcatttctttatggtCACAGAGCACACTATAcgatttcagttatttttaatttgatatggtttgttttatgacccaggATAGTAATATGGGTCTTATATGTCTTATGACTGTTCCATGGACACTTGAAAagagtatatttaatatattctgctgttgttgagaAGATTGTTCTAGAAATGTCATTTAGATCCTATTAATTGATACATTGTTGAGTTCTTTTCTatcctggctgatttttctgtttaataattCTAATTGCTGAGAGGGGTGTTGGCATCCCTAGTTATATTTGTGCCTTTTCTTCCAgttctgttaatttttgtttcatgtgtttttggCTGTGTTCCTTTGTTCATGAACATTAtgtaatgtccttctttgtcccTGGTAAAATTACTTGCTTTCAGAAGTAAAACAACTCTGTTGTTCGGAGTTTCTTCATGTTATTTCCTTTCTGGTTAGAGAACTTCCTatggtaagttttaaaattatgtttacatgacatatcttttttttaatccctttgcTTTCAACTTACATacatcattatatttgaaataagttTCTTTTATATAGTTGGGTCATGAGTTTTTTCCCCCTACTCTGCCAATCTCTAATTGGTATATTTACTTATGTTAATGTAATTGTTGGTATAATTAAGTCTGACATTTTATTACTTGTTTTCTGCCGTTTATTACTTGATTTATTACTTTATTGtgtattttctctttggtttgcttttcatttctctgttttattttttcttatagcttATGTGAACATGTTGTAGAATTCCATTTTCATGTAGTAGTGTCTTTGAGAGTATCTCTTTGGATAGCTTTTTTTGGTGGTTGCCCTTGGTATTACAATGTACGTTTATAAATTTTCATACtgtattgttaacattttaccactttgaataaaatgtaaaaacctaTCTACCTTTAGGTATCTTTACCCTCCTCCCCCTTTGCAATACAATTATAATTGTATAGGTTTTCCCACATTATAATACAATTATCTTAcgtattttttctatatacatcgAGCAGCACATCAGatagttataatttttgctttaactGTCAAACATAATTTAAGCTTGAAGAGAAGGATAGGCTTTTATATTTACCTCATTTCTCCCATTTCATTGCTCCTCTTTTCTGTTGTTCAGAGTTTCTTCATGTTATTTCCTTTCTGGTTAGAGAACTTCCTATAGGCATTCTTTTAGGAATGATCTTATGATAATAAATTGcctatattttactaaaaatgtcattatttacTCTTCATTTCTATAGAATATTTTCTGTTGCCATGGAATTTTGTAATGCTGTGGGCCCCAATCCCCAGGCTACagcctggtaccagtccacagcctttttaggaactgggccatgcatcaccacctgagctcttgCCCCTCCCGTGGAAAAATTGCCCTCCATGGAACTTAgaaaccaggccgcacagcagtaGGAGAGCCAGCAAGTGAAGCCtcgtctgtatttatagctgcatAGCTGCTCCACGTCCCCTACATCACCATATAAGCTCTGCGTTTCCCtaccctgtccatggaaaaattgtcttccatgaaaccagtccctgctgccaaaaaggttgggacgGCTGCTGTAATGTAAGgtgttttctttcagaacttgAAAAATTTTGTACACTTCACTCCTGGCCTTCGTGATTGCAGATGAAAAATTCATTCTGATTTGAGTTGTCATTACCTATagataatgtcttttttttctagttgctttcaagatttttgctttgtgtttagttttcagtattttctttttttcttttcttttttttttttttgttctttgtttttcttgtttcttttttttctagtttacagtattttgattatgatgtgtcataGGGTAAATTTATTTGGATTCATTTTGTTTGGGATTCACTTGAATTCTTGaatctgtgtttttccttttgccaaatttacaaaaattttgactaaaatttcttcaaatatttgattattttaccaacttaaaatctcatttattctAGGGACTCCAGTAAAATTAATGttacataattttttcttgtCCCACAAATCTCTGAAGCTGAGAGTCTGGTCTTCCTCCGTCCccagtctgttttctctctcttgttcatATTGGGTAATTTCTgttgatctatcttcaagttcattgattttttttttctttctcactttcattCTTCTATTGAGCCCATCCAGtcagtttttatttgtgttacTGTATCTTTcagttatataattttcatttggttcttttgtgTCTTCTGTTTAGTTGCtgaaatattctgttttctttcccaatTTTCTTTTCAACAGCAACCATAATGgctctttgaaacatttttatgatgaTTGCTTCCagatctttgtcagataattccaacatctgagtCATCTCAGTGTTGGCATCTGTTGGTTGTCGTTTCTTTTTCTAGTTAAGATTTTCCTAGTTCTTGATATAAGTGATTTTAGGTAGTGTCTTGGACATTTAGGGCATTATGTTATGGGACTTTggattgtatttaattttctttgtagcagGGAGTCACCCTGGTAGCATATAGGTCCTGGTCTACTTTTGTGGTTTCTGATTCTAATGACAATTTGGTTTCCAGCACCTTTTCAGTGCTGTTCTGGTCTCCTTTCTGTGTAGTTGTCTGGAGATCTGTCTGAAAACTAAGAACGCATTCCACACTGTAGTTAAGTTTTTATGCCTTTTTGCCCTTTTAATTGTAGTTCATTGTGGGTGTCTGTctaggaattaattttaatttttgacaaacTGTTTTTCCATCTACCTCTTCTCCTAAATCATCTTCTTCTTCTCTGTTTGGGAGACAGCACATACTACAGCtgtgtgatggtggtggtgaaaGTCCAGGCTCCCCCTTCAGCTTTTGCTAACATCAACTCAATGAGGGAAGCCAAGCACTGCCTACTGCCAACAAGCCTAAGTGGAAGTTCAGAACCACCCTAGAGGAGCTATTATGAAGCACTACTTGGTACAACTTGGAAGTGGGTAGAAGACCAGGCTGGGCTTCTTACTTGATTTCCAAGAATGCTTAATAAAGGGTTCAGTTTTTTCCATTGGGGTTTGGTGTTGTTGGTGAGGTTTCTGTCCTAACCAGCTACCTGGTCCTTTTCCAAAAGAAGGCTGCTTTTCTTGGGCTCTATTTGTTAGCATCTGTTGGCATTTCTGTGTTACAGGATTCCCCAATACCAAGTCTATGATACATGGAAggtgaaaagaaaacccaaagtatagagtccagaaataaacccatagggtcaattgattttctttaaaaaaaaaaaaaaaaaaaaaaaatttttttagtattttttttttgtagagacaggatcttactatgttccccaggcttgtcttgaacgcctggcctgaagtgatcctcctgcctcagcctcccaaagtactaagatAATAGGCATGAGTGTtgattaatttttgacaaagttacTAAGAACATTCAATGTGGAGAGTatagtttcttcaacaaaagGTGCTTGGACAACTGTATTGTGTGATTCCAATTTATGTGagatatccaaaatacataaatccgtagaaacagaaagtagatcagtgggcCTGAGGGAGGGTTAATGGGTATTACATTTATCACTTGGTATCCtcgggggattggttctaggaacCTGAGTATACAAAAATTTGCCCCTGAGTATCCTAGGTTTTTCATCCAACAGATAAGTGCATTTCGTTGCAGATGCGGAGCCTGAGGATACAGATATATTGCATGAATTTTgcctcaataaaaagaaaactcaaagaagTCTGTAGCCAGGCCTCTACCTTCTCTCCacttttcagagttttaaaaattttttatctgttttcataTTTGTAGAATTTTTAGTTGCCCTTCACTGGAGGTATAGCAAGAAATGAATCTACTCCCTTTTGTCTAagcttttttaaaagactaaaactTGGTCTCCTCCCCAGACCAATTTAATCAGAATGAGAGAGGAATGGGGGGAGGTTGATTGAATCAATATAAGAGATATTTGCAGGTGATTTGAATGGGGACCAACATTGAGAAGCACAGTTTGAAACACATAACTTCCTGCCATTGATTAGTTTTGCAAATAGCTGTTTGACCCAATTCTGACCGGTAAGATGTGATGGGAAGCTCTTTGTAAGGTAACTTTTACAAAGAAGGTGATTTTTTTTGAACATTGTCATGTATTGGTATGAATGTTGGTATTGGTATGAATGTTGGAATTGCTATGACCATCTTGCTAAATAAAGGCCCACAAATACAGCCAACATGTGGAATGCAGATGAGAGCGATGGAAAGAAACCTGGTCCTTAATTATGTCTTTCATCTGCCAAATTAGCTAGCTCTGGCATCTTCTATGCCTCTTGTACTTTGAATTATATGAGAAAAGTTAAGTCCTTATTGTTTCAGCTCTGAATCATAGCAGGAAGCTTCTGTACTGCTATAGCTAATGAGAGGAAAATTTGGTGGTAAAATATATCACTAGTCTCTACCATgttttcttagtccattttctgttgccgtaacagaatacctgagactgggtaatttataaagaaaggttTATTTCGATTAGAAGCCCAAGATTGCGTGGCCACATCTAGTTGGCTTCTGATGAGAGTGTCTTGTCTCATGACATGGTAAAGAAGCAGAAGGGGAAATGGGTGCATGAGACAGCGATAAAAGGGCGGCCTTACTTTAGAACCTCCTGCTTGCAATAGCTAATCTAGTCTTGAGATAGCAAGAACTCACTCCCTAGAGAATTACCCTAGTCTTGCTGGGTgggatggtgcatgcctgtagtcccagctacttgagaggctgaggcagaaggattgcttgagcccaggagcaggaatgcaagaccagtctgagcaacgtagcaagacctctttaaaaaaaaaaaaattaatttagttcCTCTTAACAACCTAATCATCTCTCAAAGTCACCCAGTCTCAACACTGCCAAGGACCAAATTTTCAGCGGTGAATTCTCGGGGACAAATGCAAACCATAGAACATGTTTTTCTAATATATGTCTCACATAAATGCATCAAAAATAAACCTCTCCAGTGAACATATTGGTATGTATAGCTATTTCCCACAGGttggattttatttgctattaataCTTAGGTTAGGATGCTAGAGTAGTTGATGTTATTATTGCTCTTGTTTCCGCCAATTGCTTTCCCAACAGGTATCTATCTACAATGTTAGCagcaataagtattttttatcttacacactggatttttttattatttgctaaTGGCATgtcattataattttctattttcatttttttttttttactgaacatACTGATCAtttctctgtgatttttattcattagttatatttcttttttaggaaATTATCTAATCATGTCTTTTGTACCACAATTTAGTAGCTGTGGAACTTGGGGAAGTTTTATTTACTCTTACAAAAATGAGGGATAATAATACCTGCATGTTAGAATTAGTATGAGGTTAAAATGAGATACTTTTCTAAAGTTCTCTGTGTGCTTTTGTGATGAAGATATTACTCCTTTGTCAAGTTTGCtacaaaaattttacatttgtttcccttttcaaagcattatttattttacacaaaattgtattttaaattgtatttaatcaaatgtcactttccagtcataatttaaatataaaactaaaaggcATAAGAAAATGATATGGATATATACATGAGTTAATGTGGCAATaatatgaaataacaaaaataccatgataatagccagaaagtggaaagcatttttaattaaatgtttctttatatCTTCATGTTTATTATGTGCTCTCTAAACCAGTTTGCCTAAGGTcatattgttctttaaaaatactgtgtCACATGTAAAGTCTTTAT
Coding sequences within:
- the LOC123643573 gene encoding 60S ribosomal protein L27-like — protein: MGKFMKPRKVVLVLAGRYSGRKAIIVKNIDDGTSDRPYSHALLAGIDRYPQKVTAAMGKKKITKRSKIKSFVKVYNYNHLMPTRYSMDIPLDKTVVNKDVFRDPALKHEARREAKVKFEERYKTGKNKWFFQKLQF